In Canis lupus familiaris isolate Mischka breed German Shepherd chromosome 5, alternate assembly UU_Cfam_GSD_1.0, whole genome shotgun sequence, a genomic segment contains:
- the NEURL4 gene encoding neuralized-like protein 4 isoform X1, producing MAAGSGGSGGSGGGPGPGPGGGGGPGGSGAGPGSGGELHPRTGRLVSLSACGRTARRQQPGQEFNHGLVLSREPLRDGRVFTVRIDRKVNSWSGSIEIGVTALDPSVLDFPSSATGLKGGSWVVSGCSVLRDGRSVLEEYGQDLDQLGEGDRVGVERTVAGELRLWVNGRDCGVAATGLPARVWAVVDLYGKCTQITVLPPEPGFSPPAPIPTPPLEPSAPPEDSTLTEQATSGDEAFMVSPAQPRPETFPNSLESHNDFASMELSEVVGNAILSAYNGGLLNVNLSSPPAGEGLGSGGAATSPILTSNDALLFHEKCGTLIKLSNNNKTAERRRPLDEFNNGVVMTNRPLRDNEMFEIRIDKLVDKWSGSIEIGVTTHNPNNLEYPATMTNLQSGTIMMSGCGILTNGKGTRREYCEFSLDELQEGDHIGLTRKSNSALHFFINGIDQGVATPLTPPVVYGVVDLYGMAVKVTIVHNNNHSDRLRRNNAILRALSPEGALRRATPATQAEPERLLFHPNCGQKAAITHEGRTALRPHATDDFNHGVVLSSRALRDGEVFQVRIDKMVDKWAGSIEIGVTTHNPAYLQLPSTMTNLRSGTWMMTGNGVMHNGTTILDEYGHNLDRLKAGDTVGVVRREDGTLHFFVNGMTQGPAAWNVPPGVYAVVDLYGQAAQATIVDDVEVPPAPEPLSEGNNQVSPSSPSSGAGGSDLRFHQLHGSNAVITNGGRTALRHNCRSEFNDAIVISNRALRDGELFEIVIQKMVDRWSGSIEAGVTAIRPEDLEFPNTMTDIDYDTWMLSGTAIMQDGNTMRNNYGCDLDALGTGARIGMMRTAKGDLHYFINGQDQGAACSGLPPGKEVYAVVDLYGQCVQVSITNATGPMDNSLATSNTATEKSFPLHSPAAGVAHRFHSTCGKNVALEEDGTRAVRAVGYAHGLVFSTKELKTEEVFEVKVEELDEKWAGSLRLGLTTLAPGEMGPGAGGGPGLPPSLPELRTKTTWMVSSCEVRRDGQLQRMNYGRSLERLGVGSRVGIRRGADDTMHILVDGEDMGPAATGIAKNVWAVLDLYGPVRSVSVVSSTRLEEPEGTQPPSPSSDTGSEAEEDDDGEEHSLRGQSQVAMMSTSLEFLENHGKNILLSNGNRTATRVASYNQGIVVINQPLVPQLLVQVRIDFLNRQWTSSLVLGVITCPPERLNFPASACALKRAAWLLRGRGIFHNGLKICEKFGPNLDTCPEGTILGLRLDSSGGLHLHVNGMDQGVAVSDVPQPCHALVDLYGQCEQVTIVSPEPGAASGKSAGTQGDMEKADMVDGIKESVCWGPLPAASPLKSCEYHALCSRFQELLLLPEDYFMPPPKRSLCYCESCRKLRGDEAHRRRGEPPREYALPFGWCRFNLRVNPRLEAGTMTKKWHMAYHGSNVAAIRRVLDRGELGAGTASILSCRPLKGKPGVGFEEPGENCAPPREEQPPSVLLSPSLQYAGAETLASKVQFRDPKSQRTHQAQVAFQVCVRPGSYTPGPPSATLREPPDPHFSPAELEWITKEKGATLLYALLVRVE from the exons ATGGCGGCGGGGTCGGGTGGGAGCGGGGGCTCCGGGGGTGGCCCCGGGCCGGggcctggcgggggtgggggccccgGCGGGAGCGGCGCAGGGCCGGGGTCCGGCGGGGAGTTGCACCCCCGCACCGGGCGCCTGGTGAGCCTGTCGGCCTGCGGGCGTACCGCGCGGCGGCAGCAGCCGGGCCAGGAGTTTAACCACGGGCTGGTGTTGAGCCGGGAGCCCTTGCGCGATGGACGCGTCTTCACCGTCCGCATCGACCGCAAG GTCAACTCCTGGAGTGGCTCCATTGAGATTGGGGTGACGGCCCTAGACCCCAGTGTTCTGGACTTCCCAAGCAGCGCCACAGGGCTGAAGGGGGGCTCATGGGTAGTGTCAGGCTGCTCGGTGTTGAGGGATGGACGCTCTGTGCTGGAGGAGTATGGTCAGGACCTGGACCAGCTTGGTGAAGGGGACCGTGTGGGCGTGGAGCGCACAGTTGCTGGGGAGCTGCGGCTCTGGGTGAATGGGCGGGACTGTGGTGTTGCCGCCACGGGCCTCCCCGCCCGGGTCTGGGCCGTGGTGGACCTTTACGGCAAGTGCACCCAGATCACCGTGCTGCCCCCCGAGCCAGGTTTCAGCCCCCCTGCTCCCATCCCCACACCTCCCCTCGAGCCCTCTGCACCCCCTGAAGATTCCACCTTGACTGAACAGGCGACCTCTGGGGATGAAG CCTTCATGGTGTCCCCAGCGCAGCCCCGGCCGGAGACGTTTCCTAACAGCCTTGAGTCGCATAATG ACTTTGCCAGCATGGAGCTCTCTGAGGTGGTGGGCAACGCCATCCTTTCTGCCTACAACGGGGGGCTCCTAAATGTGAACCTGAGCTCCCCACCGGCAGGGGAAGGACTGGGGTCTGGCGGGGCTGCCACCTCGCCCATCCTCACCTCCAACGACGCCCTGCTCTTTCACGAGAAGTGTGGGACTCTCATCAAACTCAGCAACAACAATAAGACAGCTGAGCGCCGCCGGCCCCTGGACGAATTCAACAACGGGGTTGTCATGACCAACCGCCCTCTCCGGGACAATGAGATGTTTGAG ATCCGCATTGACAAGCTCGTAGACAAGTGGTCGGGCTCCATTGAGATTGGTGTCACCACCCACAACCCCAACAACCTGGAGTACCCTGCCACCATGACCAATTTACAGTCAG GCACCATCATGATGAGCGGCTGTGGGATCCTGACCAATGGCAAGGGCACCCGCCGGGAGTACTGTGAATTCAGCCTGGATGAGCTGCAG GAGGGCGACCACATTGGTCTCACAAGGAAGTCCAACTCAGCCCTGCACTTCTTTATCAATGGCATTGATCAGG GCGTGGCTACCCCACTGACACCCCCAGTGGTGTACGGCGTGGTGGACTTGTACGGGATGGCTGTGAAGGTGACCATCGTCCACAATAACAACCACAGCGACCGGCTGCGTCGAAACAATGCCATCCTGCGGGCACTGTCCCCCGAGGGCGCCCTGCGTCGCGCCACTCCTGCCACCCAGGCAGAGCCCGAGCGCCTGCTCTTCCACCCTAACTGCGGGCAGAAGGCAGCTATCACCCACGAGGGACGCACTGCCCTGAGGCCCCA TGCCACAGATGACTTCAACCATGGCGTGGTGCTGAGTAGCAGAGCCCTGCGGGACGGAGAGGTGTTTCAGGTGCGCATCGACAAGATGGTGGACAAGTGGGCTGGCTCCATTGAGATTGGTGTCACCACCCACAACCCTGCCTACCTCCAGTTGCCCTCCACCATGACCAACTTGCGCTCTG GGACCTGGATGATGACCGGGAATGGGGTGATGCACAACGGAACGACCATTTTGGACGAGTATGGGCACAATCTGGACCGCCTCAAG GCAGGGGACACTGTGGGCGTGGTGCGGCGGGAGGACGGGACCCTGCACTTCTTCGTCAACGGGATGACCCAGGGCCCTGCGGCCTGGAATGTGCCCCCTGGCGTCTACGCTGTTGTGGACCTCTATGGCCAGGCAGCCCAAGCTACCATTGTGGATGACGTGG AGGTGCCCCCGGCCCCTGAGCCCCTCTCTGAAGGGAACAACCAGGTGTCTCCCAGCTCCCCATCATCAGGGGCCGGGGGCTCTGACCTGCGCTTCCATCAGCTGCACGGCAGTAATGCAGTCATCACCAACGGGGGCCGCACCGCACTCCGGCACAACTGCCGCAGCGAGTTCAATGACGCCATCGTCATCTCCAACCG GGCCCTGCGGGACGGAGAGCTGTTTGAAATCGTTATTCAGAAGATGGTGGACCGCTGGTCAGGCTCCATTGAGGCTG GAGTGACTGCCATTCGGCCGGAAGACCTCGAATTCCCCAACACCATGACAGACATTGACTACGACACATGGATGCTGAG TGGCACGGCCATCATGCAAGACGGGAACACGATGCGCAACAACTACGGGTGTGACCTGGACGCCCTGGGCACGGGTGCACGCATCGGCATGATGCGAACAGCCAAGGGTGACCTGCACTACTTCATCAACGGCCAGGACCAAGGCGCCGCCTGCTCAGGCTTGCCTCCGGGTAAAG AGGTGTACGCAGTAGTGGATCTTTACGGCCAGTGTGTCCAAGTGTCCATCACCAATGCCACCGGCCCCATGGACAACAGCTTGGCAACCAGCAACACTGCCACCGAGAAATCCTTCCCTTTGCACTCCCCAG CGGCTGGCGTGGCTCACCGATTCCACAGTACTTGCGGCAAGAATGTGGCCCTGGAGGAGGATGGCACAAGGGCGGTACGTGCGGTGGGCTATGCGCATGGCCTGGTCTTCAGCACCAAGGAACTCAAGACGGAGGAAGTATTTGAG GTGAAAGTAGAGGAACTGGATGAGAAGTGGGCGGGCTCCCTCCGGCTGGGGCTGACCACACTAGCGCCCGGGGAGATGGGGCCTGGCGCAggtgggggcccagggctgcctccctccctcccggagCTCCGGACAAAGACCACCTGGATGGTGTCCAGCTGTGAAGTGAGGCGTGACGGGCAGCTCCAGAGGATGAACTACGGCCGGAGCCTGGAGAGGCTGGGG GTGGGGAGCCGCGTGGGCATTCGTCGGGGCGCAGATGACACGATGCACATCCTGGTGGATGGAGAGGACATGGGGCCCGCAGCTACCGGCATTGCCAAG AATGTGTGGGCCGTGCTGGATCTCTACGGGCCGGTACGGAGTGTGTCTGTGGTCAGCTCCACAAGGCTGGAGGAGCCCGAGGGCACCCAGCCTCCATCTCCCAGCTCGGACACGGGCAGCGAGGCCGAGGAAGATGACGATGGGGAGGAGCACAGCTTGAGA GGTCAGAGTCAAGTGGCCATGATGTCGACGTCACTGGAGTTCCTGGAGAACCATGGGAAGAATATCCTTTTGTCCAACGGGAACCGTACGGCCACACGCGTAGCCAGCTACAACCAGGGCATCGTTGTCATCAACCAGCCCCTGGTGCCCCAGCTCCTAGTCCAG GTGCGGATAGACTTCCTGAACCGGCAGTGGACATCTTCCCTGGTCCTGGGAGTCATCACCTGCCCGCCTGAGAGGCTCAACTTCCCTGCTTCTGCCTGCGCCCTCAAACGGGCAGCCTGGCTGCTGCGGGGCCGGGGCATCTTCCACAATGGTCTCAAG ATTTGTGAGAAGTTTGGGCCAAATCTGGACACGTGTCCTGAAGGCACCATCCTGGGGCTGCGGCTAGACAGCTCTGGGGGCCTGCATCTCCACGTCAATGGGATGGACCAGGGGGTGGCGGTATCAGATGTCCCCCAGCCCTGCCATGCGCTTGTGGACCTCTATGGGCAGTGTGAGCAG GTGACAATCGTGAGTCCTGAACCAGGGGCAGCCAGTGGGAAGAGTGCTGGAACCCAAGGGGACATGGAGAAAGCGGACATGGTGGATG GTATCAAGGAAAGTGTGTGCTGGGGCCCCCTGCCAGCTGCCAGCCCTCTCAAGAGCTGCGAGTACCACGCCCTCTGCTCCCGCTTCCAAGAACTGCTGTTGCTTCCTG AGGACTATTTCATGCCTCCACCCAAGCGGAGCCTGTGCTACTGTGAGTCTTGCCGGAAGCTTCGAGGTGACGAGGCCCACAGGCGCCGTGGGGAGCCCCCCCGGGAATACGCGCTGCCCTTCGGCTGGTGCAGGTTCAATCTCAG GGTGAATCCCCGCCTGGAAGCTGGAACGATGACTAAGAAGTGGCACATGGCATATCACGGGAGCAACGTGGCAGCCATCCGGAGGGTGCTAGACCGAGGAGAGCTGGGAGCAG GCACCGCCTCCATCCTGAGCTGCCGGCCCTTGAAAGGCAAGCCTGGGGTGGGGTTTGAGGAGCCTGGCGAGAACTGCGCCCCACCCCGGGAGGAGCAGCCCCCTTCCGTCTTGctgtccccctccctccagtATGCTGGGGCCGAGACCCTAGCGTCCAAAGTGCA ATTCCGGGATCCCAAGTCCCAG
- the NEURL4 gene encoding neuralized-like protein 4 isoform X4: protein MAAGSGGSGGSGGGPGPGPGGGGGPGGSGAGPGSGGELHPRTGRLVSLSACGRTARRQQPGQEFNHGLVLSREPLRDGRVFTVRIDRKVNSWSGSIEIGVTALDPSVLDFPSSATGLKGGSWVVSGCSVLRDGRSVLEEYGQDLDQLGEGDRVGVERTVAGELRLWVNGRDCGVAATGLPARVWAVVDLYGKCTQITVLPPEPGFSPPAPIPTPPLEPSAPPEDSTLTEQATSGDEDFASMELSEVVGNAILSAYNGGLLNVNLSSPPAGEGLGSGGAATSPILTSNDALLFHEKCGTLIKLSNNNKTAERRRPLDEFNNGVVMTNRPLRDNEMFEIRIDKLVDKWSGSIEIGVTTHNPNNLEYPATMTNLQSGTIMMSGCGILTNGKGTRREYCEFSLDELQEGDHIGLTRKSNSALHFFINGIDQGVATPLTPPVVYGVVDLYGMAVKVTIVHNNNHSDRLRRNNAILRALSPEGALRRATPATQAEPERLLFHPNCGQKAAITHEGRTALRPHATDDFNHGVVLSSRALRDGEVFQVRIDKMVDKWAGSIEIGVTTHNPAYLQLPSTMTNLRSGTWMMTGNGVMHNGTTILDEYGHNLDRLKAGDTVGVVRREDGTLHFFVNGMTQGPAAWNVPPGVYAVVDLYGQAAQATIVDDVEVPPAPEPLSEGNNQVSPSSPSSGAGGSDLRFHQLHGSNAVITNGGRTALRHNCRSEFNDAIVISNRALRDGELFEIVIQKMVDRWSGSIEAGVTAIRPEDLEFPNTMTDIDYDTWMLSGTAIMQDGNTMRNNYGCDLDALGTGARIGMMRTAKGDLHYFINGQDQGAACSGLPPEVYAVVDLYGQCVQVSITNATGPMDNSLATSNTATEKSFPLHSPAAGVAHRFHSTCGKNVALEEDGTRAVRAVGYAHGLVFSTKELKTEEVFEVKVEELDEKWAGSLRLGLTTLAPGEMGPGAGGGPGLPPSLPELRTKTTWMVSSCEVRRDGQLQRMNYGRSLERLGVGSRVGIRRGADDTMHILVDGEDMGPAATGIAKNVWAVLDLYGPVRSVSVVSSTRLEEPEGTQPPSPSSDTGSEAEEDDDGEEHSLRGQSQVAMMSTSLEFLENHGKNILLSNGNRTATRVASYNQGIVVINQPLVPQLLVQVRIDFLNRQWTSSLVLGVITCPPERLNFPASACALKRAAWLLRGRGIFHNGLKICEKFGPNLDTCPEGTILGLRLDSSGGLHLHVNGMDQGVAVSDVPQPCHALVDLYGQCEQVTIVSPEPGAASGKSAGTQGDMEKADMVDGIKESVCWGPLPAASPLKSCEYHALCSRFQELLLLPEDYFMPPPKRSLCYCESCRKLRGDEAHRRRGEPPREYALPFGWCRFNLRVNPRLEAGTMTKKWHMAYHGSNVAAIRRVLDRGELGAGTASILSCRPLKGKPGVGFEEPGENCAPPREEQPPSVLLSPSLQYAGAETLASKVQFRDPKSQRTHQAQVAFQVCVRPGSYTPGPPSATLREPPDPHFSPAELEWITKEKGATLLYALLVRVE, encoded by the exons ATGGCGGCGGGGTCGGGTGGGAGCGGGGGCTCCGGGGGTGGCCCCGGGCCGGggcctggcgggggtgggggccccgGCGGGAGCGGCGCAGGGCCGGGGTCCGGCGGGGAGTTGCACCCCCGCACCGGGCGCCTGGTGAGCCTGTCGGCCTGCGGGCGTACCGCGCGGCGGCAGCAGCCGGGCCAGGAGTTTAACCACGGGCTGGTGTTGAGCCGGGAGCCCTTGCGCGATGGACGCGTCTTCACCGTCCGCATCGACCGCAAG GTCAACTCCTGGAGTGGCTCCATTGAGATTGGGGTGACGGCCCTAGACCCCAGTGTTCTGGACTTCCCAAGCAGCGCCACAGGGCTGAAGGGGGGCTCATGGGTAGTGTCAGGCTGCTCGGTGTTGAGGGATGGACGCTCTGTGCTGGAGGAGTATGGTCAGGACCTGGACCAGCTTGGTGAAGGGGACCGTGTGGGCGTGGAGCGCACAGTTGCTGGGGAGCTGCGGCTCTGGGTGAATGGGCGGGACTGTGGTGTTGCCGCCACGGGCCTCCCCGCCCGGGTCTGGGCCGTGGTGGACCTTTACGGCAAGTGCACCCAGATCACCGTGCTGCCCCCCGAGCCAGGTTTCAGCCCCCCTGCTCCCATCCCCACACCTCCCCTCGAGCCCTCTGCACCCCCTGAAGATTCCACCTTGACTGAACAGGCGACCTCTGGGGATGAAG ACTTTGCCAGCATGGAGCTCTCTGAGGTGGTGGGCAACGCCATCCTTTCTGCCTACAACGGGGGGCTCCTAAATGTGAACCTGAGCTCCCCACCGGCAGGGGAAGGACTGGGGTCTGGCGGGGCTGCCACCTCGCCCATCCTCACCTCCAACGACGCCCTGCTCTTTCACGAGAAGTGTGGGACTCTCATCAAACTCAGCAACAACAATAAGACAGCTGAGCGCCGCCGGCCCCTGGACGAATTCAACAACGGGGTTGTCATGACCAACCGCCCTCTCCGGGACAATGAGATGTTTGAG ATCCGCATTGACAAGCTCGTAGACAAGTGGTCGGGCTCCATTGAGATTGGTGTCACCACCCACAACCCCAACAACCTGGAGTACCCTGCCACCATGACCAATTTACAGTCAG GCACCATCATGATGAGCGGCTGTGGGATCCTGACCAATGGCAAGGGCACCCGCCGGGAGTACTGTGAATTCAGCCTGGATGAGCTGCAG GAGGGCGACCACATTGGTCTCACAAGGAAGTCCAACTCAGCCCTGCACTTCTTTATCAATGGCATTGATCAGG GCGTGGCTACCCCACTGACACCCCCAGTGGTGTACGGCGTGGTGGACTTGTACGGGATGGCTGTGAAGGTGACCATCGTCCACAATAACAACCACAGCGACCGGCTGCGTCGAAACAATGCCATCCTGCGGGCACTGTCCCCCGAGGGCGCCCTGCGTCGCGCCACTCCTGCCACCCAGGCAGAGCCCGAGCGCCTGCTCTTCCACCCTAACTGCGGGCAGAAGGCAGCTATCACCCACGAGGGACGCACTGCCCTGAGGCCCCA TGCCACAGATGACTTCAACCATGGCGTGGTGCTGAGTAGCAGAGCCCTGCGGGACGGAGAGGTGTTTCAGGTGCGCATCGACAAGATGGTGGACAAGTGGGCTGGCTCCATTGAGATTGGTGTCACCACCCACAACCCTGCCTACCTCCAGTTGCCCTCCACCATGACCAACTTGCGCTCTG GGACCTGGATGATGACCGGGAATGGGGTGATGCACAACGGAACGACCATTTTGGACGAGTATGGGCACAATCTGGACCGCCTCAAG GCAGGGGACACTGTGGGCGTGGTGCGGCGGGAGGACGGGACCCTGCACTTCTTCGTCAACGGGATGACCCAGGGCCCTGCGGCCTGGAATGTGCCCCCTGGCGTCTACGCTGTTGTGGACCTCTATGGCCAGGCAGCCCAAGCTACCATTGTGGATGACGTGG AGGTGCCCCCGGCCCCTGAGCCCCTCTCTGAAGGGAACAACCAGGTGTCTCCCAGCTCCCCATCATCAGGGGCCGGGGGCTCTGACCTGCGCTTCCATCAGCTGCACGGCAGTAATGCAGTCATCACCAACGGGGGCCGCACCGCACTCCGGCACAACTGCCGCAGCGAGTTCAATGACGCCATCGTCATCTCCAACCG GGCCCTGCGGGACGGAGAGCTGTTTGAAATCGTTATTCAGAAGATGGTGGACCGCTGGTCAGGCTCCATTGAGGCTG GAGTGACTGCCATTCGGCCGGAAGACCTCGAATTCCCCAACACCATGACAGACATTGACTACGACACATGGATGCTGAG TGGCACGGCCATCATGCAAGACGGGAACACGATGCGCAACAACTACGGGTGTGACCTGGACGCCCTGGGCACGGGTGCACGCATCGGCATGATGCGAACAGCCAAGGGTGACCTGCACTACTTCATCAACGGCCAGGACCAAGGCGCCGCCTGCTCAGGCTTGCCTCCGG AGGTGTACGCAGTAGTGGATCTTTACGGCCAGTGTGTCCAAGTGTCCATCACCAATGCCACCGGCCCCATGGACAACAGCTTGGCAACCAGCAACACTGCCACCGAGAAATCCTTCCCTTTGCACTCCCCAG CGGCTGGCGTGGCTCACCGATTCCACAGTACTTGCGGCAAGAATGTGGCCCTGGAGGAGGATGGCACAAGGGCGGTACGTGCGGTGGGCTATGCGCATGGCCTGGTCTTCAGCACCAAGGAACTCAAGACGGAGGAAGTATTTGAG GTGAAAGTAGAGGAACTGGATGAGAAGTGGGCGGGCTCCCTCCGGCTGGGGCTGACCACACTAGCGCCCGGGGAGATGGGGCCTGGCGCAggtgggggcccagggctgcctccctccctcccggagCTCCGGACAAAGACCACCTGGATGGTGTCCAGCTGTGAAGTGAGGCGTGACGGGCAGCTCCAGAGGATGAACTACGGCCGGAGCCTGGAGAGGCTGGGG GTGGGGAGCCGCGTGGGCATTCGTCGGGGCGCAGATGACACGATGCACATCCTGGTGGATGGAGAGGACATGGGGCCCGCAGCTACCGGCATTGCCAAG AATGTGTGGGCCGTGCTGGATCTCTACGGGCCGGTACGGAGTGTGTCTGTGGTCAGCTCCACAAGGCTGGAGGAGCCCGAGGGCACCCAGCCTCCATCTCCCAGCTCGGACACGGGCAGCGAGGCCGAGGAAGATGACGATGGGGAGGAGCACAGCTTGAGA GGTCAGAGTCAAGTGGCCATGATGTCGACGTCACTGGAGTTCCTGGAGAACCATGGGAAGAATATCCTTTTGTCCAACGGGAACCGTACGGCCACACGCGTAGCCAGCTACAACCAGGGCATCGTTGTCATCAACCAGCCCCTGGTGCCCCAGCTCCTAGTCCAG GTGCGGATAGACTTCCTGAACCGGCAGTGGACATCTTCCCTGGTCCTGGGAGTCATCACCTGCCCGCCTGAGAGGCTCAACTTCCCTGCTTCTGCCTGCGCCCTCAAACGGGCAGCCTGGCTGCTGCGGGGCCGGGGCATCTTCCACAATGGTCTCAAG ATTTGTGAGAAGTTTGGGCCAAATCTGGACACGTGTCCTGAAGGCACCATCCTGGGGCTGCGGCTAGACAGCTCTGGGGGCCTGCATCTCCACGTCAATGGGATGGACCAGGGGGTGGCGGTATCAGATGTCCCCCAGCCCTGCCATGCGCTTGTGGACCTCTATGGGCAGTGTGAGCAG GTGACAATCGTGAGTCCTGAACCAGGGGCAGCCAGTGGGAAGAGTGCTGGAACCCAAGGGGACATGGAGAAAGCGGACATGGTGGATG GTATCAAGGAAAGTGTGTGCTGGGGCCCCCTGCCAGCTGCCAGCCCTCTCAAGAGCTGCGAGTACCACGCCCTCTGCTCCCGCTTCCAAGAACTGCTGTTGCTTCCTG AGGACTATTTCATGCCTCCACCCAAGCGGAGCCTGTGCTACTGTGAGTCTTGCCGGAAGCTTCGAGGTGACGAGGCCCACAGGCGCCGTGGGGAGCCCCCCCGGGAATACGCGCTGCCCTTCGGCTGGTGCAGGTTCAATCTCAG GGTGAATCCCCGCCTGGAAGCTGGAACGATGACTAAGAAGTGGCACATGGCATATCACGGGAGCAACGTGGCAGCCATCCGGAGGGTGCTAGACCGAGGAGAGCTGGGAGCAG GCACCGCCTCCATCCTGAGCTGCCGGCCCTTGAAAGGCAAGCCTGGGGTGGGGTTTGAGGAGCCTGGCGAGAACTGCGCCCCACCCCGGGAGGAGCAGCCCCCTTCCGTCTTGctgtccccctccctccagtATGCTGGGGCCGAGACCCTAGCGTCCAAAGTGCA ATTCCGGGATCCCAAGTCCCAG